From Eschrichtius robustus isolate mEscRob2 chromosome 7, mEscRob2.pri, whole genome shotgun sequence, a single genomic window includes:
- the NPS gene encoding neuropeptide S, translating into METTGNDFRTTSLRQNQVQDVHTLHVGDPVCPPKITNGGSDSKGEEFGNKITDLQRFQEVQNDQTFLRFLFFLLCSSLKSNLILFLLISAMHVFWCHPVPSSKVSGKSDYFVVLLNSCPTRMGRREGLDFLKPILEKTLMKRSFRNGVGTGMKKTSFQRAKS; encoded by the exons ATGGAGACAACTGGAAATGACTTTAGGACAACAAGTTTGCGTCAG AATCAAGTCCAGGATGTGCACACCCTGCACGTTGGGGACCCCGTGTGCCCTCCCAA GATCACCAACGGAGGATCTGACAGTAAGGGTGAGGAATTTGGCAATAAAATCACCGATCTACAGAGATTTCAGGAAGTCCAAAATGATCAG ACTTttctgaggtttttgttttttctactcTGCAGCTCATTAAAATCCAAtcttattctatttctgttgatttCTGCAATGCATGTGTTCTGGTGCCATCCAGTTCCATCTTCTAAG GTGTCTGGGAAATCTGACTACTTTGTCGTCCTGCTGAACAGCTGCCCCACGAGGATGGGCAGGAGAGAGGGACTGGATTTTCTAAAGCCAATTTTGGAGAAGACACTTATGAAAAGGTCCTTTCGCAATGGAGTTGGCACAGGAATGAAAAAAACTTCCTTTCAAAGAGCAAAATCATGA